CAACATAGCTCCTTCGGTCGTCGTGTATGGCGGGCCTCCTTGTGATCAGTTCCATGAGAACAACTCCAAAGCCGTAGACGTCGCTCTTCTGTGTAACAACTCCATGCTCCATATATATTGGATCTATGTAATTTAGATCCCCAACGACACGCTCGGTCTTCACAGATTTTCCCCTCACGAGCAGCCTTGTCGTTCCAAAGTCTGAAACCTTTGGAATGAATTTATCATCCAGAAGAATATTGGCAGATTTAACATCGCCATGGCGTATTGTGCTCTCCACTGCTGAATGCATGTATGCTAGGCCTTCGGCTGACCCGACAGCAATGCCGAGGCGCGTATGCACAGGTATGATATCTATGCGCCTTAATCCAAACAGAACATCATGTAGACTCCCCCTCGCTGCATACTCGTAGACCAACATTGGAGCATCCACCTCCAGGCAACAGCCTAGGAGCCTGACGATGTTCTTGTGCCTCATTCCGGACTGTATTATAACCTCGTCGATGAATTCCTTCTTCATGTCCTTGTCGACTTTGATGGAGATCTTTATAGCCACATGTTGTTTGTCTTCCAGAGTCCCCATATAAACCTTGCCAAAGTGGCCCTCTCCAATGATATGCCTGTAGTTATTTGTTATTTGTTTCAGTTGTTTCCTTCTGTAGATCCGTATATTCTTCACACCTTTTAGTACTGGACCGCCATTTTGCTCATAGAACCTTTTGCGTTTTAGGAGTTGATGGGACATAACCATGAGCACTGAGACAACAATGAAGGCAGCAATGCCTGTAGAAGTGCAGAGTAATGGAGCTTTTAGTTAATGCTTGTTAAAAGATTAAGATAGTGAGTTCAAAGAAAACGATCAAAACTTCAAAAGCAATGAAGTATGTAAGCTGTTGCTTTTCTATTATGTACAACTTATTCAAGAATTGGGCAGAGTGGATGAGGATCAAGAGGTAGCGGAATTCAAAGGCACACACCGGAGCAGGTGGTCATATGGGTGCAAAAGGTATTCTATGAATTGTAGAAAAAAAAAGTTCGACACCTAAATGTCCGAGTTACTTTTGATTTTAAGAAGTTACCGGAAAGAAGAGAATGCTCATCTCCTTCGTGCTCAGAATTTTGCTTTGTAGAGCAACGGAATTTGTTTCATTTTCTTTGGGCGCAAAGTGTTATTTTTTATAAATTTACAAGCATATAAAAATTTGTTCATCCTGGGAGTACATGCTTTTGAGGGTATTACCACCTCCCTCCCTCTTATCCACTTCCAAAACCAAGTGAGCTAGACTCACTTCCTGCGTTCCACGTTCATATAAACAAAACAAGTAATGATAGAATCAAGTTAGTAGGAAGGGGTTTCTCAACGTCATGAGCATCAAGTTGCATATAATATATTTAATGGCCATTGACCCTCACTGATAATCTAATGGTTGAATGCTAGTGATGTAGTATCTTCCTTAGTCTATAAACGATATGCATATTTATTGTTATGTATCTATGCTTAACATGTGTGTGTCGCTTATATCTTTACATCATATGCAGTCATGGATGTCAATTATTGAGTTGTAAAAATTTATATTGATGAGAAGAGGTGATATGACCAGACCTGTGCCAATGCATGTGAGTAACTCCTGATTTTACTAAGATAATGCCTAACAAACAAAACTAACTTAAAGCTCCAGCTTGAGGAAGTCAATTCCAATTATTATTTTTACTGCTGTAAAAGTAGCTTTTTGCCGGGTGCATGAGCTACCCACTATTGTCAACTACTCCCTCGAaagaaatataagacgttttttaggcaacgtcttatattttgatacagagggagtagCTTCCACCTTAGTATGGGCCTGTAGTACAAGTTTGTGAGTCCTTGAATCCATTAATAATCCTTGAGGTTCTCACTTGTGATTCCTCTTAGTTTCATAGTTCTTATAGTTTAGGGTTGTGCCCTTATAACCACCAAACTAGTTATCGGCAATGTATTGCCACTATTTTAGCTATAGGAACTACTTTCTCGATGTTGTTATTAAGCTCACGCTTGTGTATTTGCTAGTACCGTGAAAGACTTGCGTGAAATCTTGCATCAAGAGGTAGACAACATATTTTGACCTTCCAATAACATATAGGCTCTTACAGGCTCTCAAGGCCTTAAACATGAAAATGAAATCAATGTAGGCCGAAAATGCTATTATTGAAACTATGTTCGCCTAATCTTGAACTTTTAGGGCCCGActataaattaataaagcccacaactAGGCAACAATCACAAGGTTCAAACTATGAAATTATAGGCCCAGACCAGCAAAACAAAAACAAGGAAGCATAGTCTTGAACTTGAGATGTATTGGTTTTGATAAcatattaaataaattatatataccTAACTAATTCATTGTAAAGATTAAGTTGGGACGGTATATTTCGACCACCACATCAGCTGGAGTCTAGAccaaaactaaaaataaataatcATGCAACATGgctagcaaaaaaaaaaaaactactccctccattccaaaataagcgtcgtggttttagttcaatatATAGATGCTTGAAAATCTTACCGACAACCACTTTTGCTGGCAGGGGGAATTTCTCCGTACAGTGCCCTTTTATAGCGTCGCCTTTCATTCCGGGTTTGCAGCGACAATCATAGCCTCCCACCCTATTGCTGCAGATCCCGTCATCAGAGCAAGGATACAAGAGTCTGAGCTCATGACTCTGTTTTCGCAACTTGCACTCGTCGATGTctggagagaaaaaaacgagaattAGTCGGGGAGTTAAAATGAAGGGCATGTTTGTAGGCCAAAAAAAAAAAAGGATGATGTTAAAAATCTGACATCAATTTTTAACAATGACAAATCGAGCGTTTTTTATGGAAAATTTAGTTGTCGCGAGGATGACAATATGATTTGCCATGCTTGCTAAAGGGAATTATTGGTGTAGGCACTGCTCTCTTCTGTGGCCTATGCCCTGTAAGTGCAGAATTATTGGGGCAGTAGTACGTGCCTTGGCATCCATTGGTGATGTAGGGGTTGCCATGGTAATGTTCCGAGCACTTGCAGACATAGCCTCTTGCCTCGTTGGAGCAAGAGCTGTTGCCGCTGACACAAGCGTAGCCCGCCGGTGGCTGCTGGCCGTCGGGCGGGCACGTACCTTTCCTGATGGCGAAATCGAGCACGGCGGGCacacccctcgcgagcctgccggaTAGCGCCTCGTAGCCGTACAGATCCGGCGTAGAGAAGTTGTACCAGGAGCTCTGCACCACCATGCCGTAGGAGCATGGGCTGGATTCCCACCCACGCCTCCTGTGGCGGGGCCTGAACCCGGCCACGAACCTGGTGAGGAGGGGCGCTTCCGGGGGCAAGACGGCGACGCAGCAGCCCCGCCCCGAGCACTCCCCGTCGGTGGCGAACTGCAGGTTGCCCACGAGGTCTGAGAGGCAGGACGGCCGGTAGGCCATCGCCTTCTCCGTCTCACCGAAGCTGCTCACCATGGTGGCCTCGACTCTTgctccgacgccgacgaggacgttgCGGACTGGCGAGGCGAGGAACGGCCCTGCCTTGTCCAGGTAGGTGAACGCATACCTGCCCACCGCGTGGGTGCCGCTAGTGCTGCAGATGGAGCTGACCGCGGTGTATATCCGTGCCTCGCTCTTGTCGACCGACACGTCGATGAGCTCCACCGCCTTGTTCCGGCGCAAGGGCTCTCCAGGCCTGAACGACGGCCCCGTGTAGTTCTGGTCCATCATCCGCTGGTACGTTCTTCCGCCGTTGTCAGCGAGGAAGGCGCGAGGAGGGCGGAAGGAGTGGTTGCAGACGACCTGGAAGCCCGGCCGGAAGCAGCCGCGCGCCATGCCGAACGGGAAGGGGATGCTCGTCTCGCCGCACTTGTCGGGGCAGCCCTCGCGCGTGATCGGCGGCTGCTGTCCAGCAATGGCGCCCATCGTCTGCTCATGACCGGTCTCCGCTGCAAGGAGTAGGATGGACAGCAGCAGCTTCATctgggaatgggaatgggaa
Above is a window of Triticum dicoccoides isolate Atlit2015 ecotype Zavitan chromosome 5B, WEW_v2.0, whole genome shotgun sequence DNA encoding:
- the LOC119307311 gene encoding wall-associated receptor kinase 1-like is translated as MKLLLSILLLAAETGHEQTMGAIAGQQPPITREGCPDKCGETSIPFPFGMARGCFRPGFQVVCNHSFRPPRAFLADNGGRTYQRMMDQNYTGPSFRPGEPLRRNKAVELIDVSVDKSEARIYTAVSSICSTSGTHAVGRYAFTYLDKAGPFLASPVRNVLVGVGARVEATMVSSFGETEKAMAYRPSCLSDLVGNLQFATDGECSGRGCCVAVLPPEAPLLTRFVAGFRPRHRRRGWESSPCSYGMVVQSSWYNFSTPDLYGYEALSGRLARGVPAVLDFAIRKGTCPPDGQQPPAGYACVSGNSSCSNEARGYVCKCSEHYHGNPYITNGCQDIDECKLRKQSHELRLLYPCSDDGICSNRVGGYDCRCKPGMKGDAIKGHCTEKFPLPAKVVVGIAAFIVVSVLMVMSHQLLKRKRFYEQNGGPVLKGVKNIRIYRRKQLKQITNNYRHIIGEGHFGKVYMGTLEDKQHVAIKISIKVDKDMKKEFIDEVIIQSGMRHKNIVRLLGCCLEVDAPMLVYEYAARGSLHDVLFGLRRIDIIPVHTRLGIAVGSAEGLAYMHSAVESTIRHGDVKSANILLDDKFIPKVSDFGTTRLLVRGKSVKTERVVGDLNYIDPIYMEHGVVTQKSDVYGFGVVLMELITRRPAIHDDRRSYVASFVQASLDKQARNFFDQAITSEGDIKLLEMVGEVAVECLKPNPEERLDMKQVEQCLVQIMGQSAQHAQETSYHGDLSPAPDDIPLLKETRIARMQ